Proteins from one Streptomyces sp. NBC_00289 genomic window:
- a CDS encoding M20 family metallopeptidase translates to MSHESEADLPGEAMLPGTLSETLRAELVAFRRDLHMHPELGNQEFRTTAAIKARLEKAGLHPRVLAVGTGLVCDIGDRDAGRPMLALRADIDGLPIPDTKSDCPYRSTVPDRAHACGHDVHTTVVLGAGLVLAELHRHGLLPRPVRLVFQPAEEVLPGGAADAIEDGVLEGVGRIIAVHCDPRVDAGRIGLREGAITSACDRLEVSLDGPGGHTARPHLTTDLVTAAARVVVDVPALVGRRVDTRHGLAVTWGRIESGHAPNVIPQHAELSGTVRCLDIDAWRDAPDVVVAAIDEVANLHGAKSEINYVRGVPPVVNDPAVTELLRDAMTTRRGGDAVEGTEQSLGGEDFSWYLEHVPGAMARLGVRPPGERTVRDLHQGDFDADESAITVGVELFTAAALLDAKDR, encoded by the coding sequence ATGTCCCATGAGTCCGAGGCCGATCTTCCCGGGGAAGCCATGCTTCCCGGCACGTTGAGCGAGACGCTCCGTGCCGAGCTCGTCGCGTTCCGGCGTGACCTGCACATGCATCCCGAACTTGGCAACCAGGAGTTCCGCACCACCGCGGCGATCAAGGCGCGGCTCGAGAAGGCCGGCCTTCACCCCCGCGTACTGGCCGTCGGGACCGGGCTCGTCTGCGACATCGGTGACCGGGACGCGGGGCGGCCCATGCTCGCCCTGCGTGCCGACATCGACGGCTTGCCGATCCCGGACACCAAGAGCGACTGCCCGTACCGCTCGACCGTGCCGGACCGCGCGCACGCCTGCGGGCACGACGTGCACACCACCGTGGTGCTGGGCGCCGGCCTCGTGCTGGCCGAGCTGCACCGGCACGGCCTGCTGCCCCGGCCGGTGCGGCTGGTCTTCCAGCCCGCGGAGGAGGTGCTGCCCGGTGGCGCGGCCGACGCCATCGAGGACGGGGTGCTCGAAGGGGTGGGGCGGATCATCGCCGTGCACTGCGACCCCCGCGTGGACGCCGGACGGATCGGACTCCGGGAGGGTGCGATCACCTCGGCCTGCGACCGGCTCGAGGTCTCCCTCGACGGTCCCGGCGGCCACACCGCCCGGCCGCATCTGACCACCGACCTGGTGACGGCCGCCGCCCGGGTCGTCGTGGACGTGCCCGCGCTCGTCGGCCGGCGCGTCGACACCCGGCACGGACTCGCGGTGACCTGGGGACGGATCGAGTCGGGGCACGCGCCGAACGTGATCCCGCAGCACGCCGAGCTGTCCGGGACCGTGCGCTGCCTGGACATCGACGCCTGGCGGGACGCGCCCGACGTGGTCGTCGCGGCCATCGACGAGGTCGCCAACCTGCACGGGGCCAAGTCGGAGATCAACTACGTGCGCGGGGTCCCGCCCGTGGTCAACGACCCGGCCGTGACGGAACTGCTGCGGGACGCCATGACCACGCGTCGGGGTGGCGACGCGGTGGAAGGGACGGAGCAGAGCCTCGGGGGCGAGGACTTCTCCTGGTACCTGGAGCACGTGCCCGGTGCCATGGCCCGGCTCGGTGTCCGCCCGCCCGGCGAGCGCACCGTGCGGGATCTGCACCAGGGCGACTTCGACGCCGACGAGTCGGCGATCACCGTGGGCGTGGAGCTGTTCACCGCGGCGGCACTGCTGGACGCGAAGGACCGGTGA
- a CDS encoding N-acetylneuraminate synthase family protein — MSTNSRLRTFGSKTAGPGRPVYVVGEIGINHNGELENAFKLIDAAAEAGCDAVKFQKRTPEICTPRDQWDIERDTPWGRMTYIDYRHRVEFGEDEYRQIDEYAKEKDIAWFASPWDTEAVAFLEKFDLPAHKVASASLTDDELLRALRGTGRTVILSTGMSTPKQIRHAVEVLGSDNILLCHATSTYPAKAEELNLRVINTLQAEYPNVPIGYSGHETGLQTTLAAVALGAAFVERHITLDRAMWGSDQAASVEPQGLTRLVRDIRTIEASLGDGVKKVYESELGPMKKLRRVSGVVAEAEIAAAAGEPVSV; from the coding sequence ATGAGCACCAACTCCCGTCTGCGCACCTTCGGTTCGAAGACCGCCGGCCCGGGCCGGCCCGTCTACGTCGTCGGCGAGATCGGCATCAACCACAACGGCGAGCTCGAGAACGCCTTCAAGCTGATCGACGCCGCCGCCGAAGCCGGCTGCGACGCGGTCAAGTTCCAGAAGCGCACCCCCGAGATCTGCACCCCGCGCGACCAGTGGGACATCGAGCGCGACACCCCCTGGGGCCGCATGACCTACATCGACTACCGCCACCGCGTGGAGTTCGGCGAGGACGAGTACCGCCAGATCGACGAGTACGCCAAGGAGAAGGACATCGCCTGGTTCGCCTCCCCGTGGGACACCGAGGCCGTCGCCTTCCTGGAGAAGTTCGACCTCCCGGCCCACAAGGTCGCGTCCGCCTCCCTCACCGACGACGAGCTGCTGCGCGCCCTGCGCGGCACCGGCCGTACGGTCATTCTCTCCACCGGCATGTCCACCCCGAAGCAGATCCGCCACGCGGTCGAGGTCCTGGGCAGCGACAACATCCTGCTCTGCCACGCCACCTCCACCTACCCGGCGAAGGCCGAGGAGCTCAACCTCCGGGTCATCAACACCCTCCAGGCCGAGTACCCCAATGTCCCGATCGGCTACTCCGGCCACGAGACCGGCCTGCAGACCACGCTCGCCGCCGTCGCCCTCGGCGCCGCCTTCGTGGAGCGTCACATCACCCTCGACCGCGCCATGTGGGGCTCGGACCAGGCCGCCTCGGTCGAGCCGCAGGGCCTGACCCGCCTCGTCCGCGACATCCGCACCATCGAGGCCTCCCTCGGCGACGGCGTGAAGAAGGTCTACGAGTCCGAGCTCGGCCCGATGAAGAAGCTGCGCCGCGTCAGCGGTGTCGTCGCGGAGGCGGAGATCGCGGCGGCGGCGGGCGAGCCGGTCTCGGTCTGA
- a CDS encoding class I SAM-dependent methyltransferase: protein MSTETRTETRTPIRTETGAPDFVRATSASYDAIAPAYTEAFPHGLGDRPVDHALVNAFAELVRATGTAPVADIGSGPGYVTAKLHALGVPVFGIDVSPRMVALARRAHPELRFHVGSMTSLDLPDETLGGVLALYSIIHVPDEHLPTVFAEFHRVLVPGGHVLLCFQTADEDDRMHLAERFGQEISLDYYWRTPETVAGHLTAAGLQVQARVRIEPPADAKLPRAFLLARKPESE, encoded by the coding sequence GTGAGCACCGAAACCCGAACCGAGACCCGAACCCCGATCCGAACCGAGACCGGCGCTCCGGACTTCGTCCGAGCCACCAGCGCCTCCTACGACGCGATAGCCCCCGCCTACACCGAAGCCTTTCCCCACGGGCTGGGCGACCGGCCGGTGGATCACGCCCTGGTCAACGCCTTCGCCGAGCTGGTGCGGGCCACCGGCACCGCCCCGGTCGCCGACATCGGCAGCGGCCCGGGGTACGTCACCGCGAAACTCCACGCCCTCGGCGTCCCGGTCTTCGGGATCGACGTCTCGCCGCGGATGGTGGCCCTGGCCCGCCGGGCGCACCCGGAGCTCCGGTTCCACGTGGGCTCGATGACGTCCCTGGACCTCCCGGACGAGACGCTCGGCGGCGTCCTCGCCCTGTACTCGATCATCCACGTCCCGGACGAGCACCTGCCCACCGTGTTCGCGGAGTTCCACCGCGTGCTGGTCCCCGGCGGCCACGTCCTGCTCTGCTTCCAGACCGCCGACGAGGACGACCGTATGCACCTCGCGGAGCGCTTCGGCCAGGAGATCTCGCTCGACTACTACTGGCGCACCCCGGAGACGGTGGCGGGACACCTCACCGCGGCGGGCCTCCAGGTCCAGGCCCGCGTCCGGATCGAGCCGCCCGCGGACGCGAAACTCCCCCGCGCCTTCCTGCTGGCCCGGAAACCGGAGTCGGAGTAG
- a CDS encoding DUF6716 putative glycosyltransferase, whose translation MPASTRKPPRIAVLADSDTRWKWGALTADRIAPGPTMEAGTREDAQAGPALSGFLLRGRATPTARQLEEVGVHADSLREVTAVEFLRAMAEESYDVVVLALVGGGVQAMLHGLRRAWEGRAKRPVVVTGYVGVVYEKLADGLLLRHGADLVLANSRQDAERFRAVYDGVGADCSAVTEVALPFLGGAPYTGEHDPYTVVFAAQPSVPDSRRDRAYLLDRLVRHARLHPEREVLLKLRSRPGEHTTHIEELPYQKLAQRLDLPANLRLVYGHMGEVLDRTDLLVTVSSTAALEALHRRIPTVVLTDFGVREVHGNHHFVGSGCLASWDQLDDGHRPAPDEDWVARQGVAADGSYATAFDAARERITKFLDRPGGLPPLTPYYTPATAPGYLPGILARHHLGPDGTPLPGAPAADKEPGPVRQIVRRAARGAYRHGVQRVAPVIRRMGEL comes from the coding sequence GTGCCTGCAAGTACAAGGAAGCCCCCGCGAATCGCCGTCCTCGCGGACTCGGACACCCGATGGAAATGGGGTGCGCTGACCGCGGACCGCATCGCCCCGGGCCCGACCATGGAAGCCGGAACGCGCGAGGACGCGCAAGCCGGCCCCGCCCTGAGCGGATTCCTGCTGCGCGGCCGGGCCACGCCCACCGCCCGCCAGCTGGAGGAGGTGGGCGTGCACGCCGACTCCCTGCGGGAGGTGACCGCGGTGGAGTTCCTGCGCGCCATGGCCGAGGAGTCGTACGACGTCGTCGTCCTGGCCCTCGTCGGCGGCGGGGTGCAGGCGATGCTGCACGGTCTCAGGCGGGCCTGGGAGGGCCGGGCGAAGCGGCCCGTCGTCGTCACCGGCTACGTCGGCGTCGTCTACGAGAAGCTCGCCGACGGCCTCCTGCTGCGGCACGGCGCGGACCTCGTCCTCGCCAACTCCCGCCAGGACGCCGAGCGTTTCCGGGCGGTCTACGACGGCGTGGGCGCCGACTGCTCGGCGGTCACCGAGGTCGCCCTGCCGTTCCTGGGCGGGGCCCCGTACACCGGCGAACACGACCCGTACACCGTGGTCTTCGCCGCCCAGCCGTCCGTGCCGGACAGCCGCAGGGACCGCGCCTACCTGCTCGACCGACTGGTCCGGCACGCGCGGCTGCACCCCGAGCGCGAGGTGCTGCTGAAGCTGCGCTCCCGGCCCGGCGAACACACCACACACATCGAGGAACTGCCGTATCAGAAGCTGGCGCAGCGGCTCGACCTGCCGGCCAACCTCCGGCTCGTGTACGGGCACATGGGGGAGGTACTGGACCGCACCGACCTGCTGGTGACGGTCAGTTCCACGGCCGCGCTGGAGGCCCTGCACCGCCGTATCCCCACCGTCGTCCTGACCGACTTCGGGGTGCGTGAGGTGCACGGCAACCACCACTTCGTCGGATCCGGCTGCCTCGCCTCCTGGGACCAGCTCGACGACGGGCACCGGCCGGCGCCCGACGAGGACTGGGTGGCGCGGCAGGGCGTCGCGGCGGACGGCTCCTACGCGACGGCCTTCGACGCGGCCCGCGAGCGCATCACCAAGTTCCTCGACCGGCCCGGGGGCCTGCCGCCCCTGACCCCCTACTACACACCGGCGACCGCACCCGGCTATCTGCCGGGCATCCTCGCCCGCCACCACCTCGGCCCGGACGGCACCCCGCTGCCCGGCGCCCCCGCCGCCGACAAGGAACCCGGACCGGTCCGGCAGATCGTGCGCCGGGCGGCGCGCGGCGCCTACCGGCACGGCGTGCAGCGGGTCGCCCCGGTGATCCGGCGGATGGGGGAGCTGTGA
- a CDS encoding glycosyltransferase family 2 protein: MPKLSVIVPFYNVQQYAPDTLRSLRRNARSDFEFVLVDDFSKDETPDILERAAEELSEVAQVRFVRHEKNGGLATARNTGLDVARGEYLTFLDGDDWLAPGHLSELVSAIEGLGCDFVRTDHVQATARARTVHRAPVGRRGEVMDPRRAILPADRTTSVDYAYAWAGAYHRRLLDKGVLHFTDGLRTAEDRPWIWKLHREAESFAVVSLLGVFYRRGVASSLTQIGDVRQLDFIRAFDQVVEETAADPDAERLLPKAVRTYCAIIAHHLSDENKFEPAVAKQLRTMSAAAIQRMPQGALGDVLDTMDLHRSAKLRRLRRRITTAKAAA, from the coding sequence GTGCCAAAGCTTTCCGTGATCGTGCCGTTCTACAACGTCCAGCAATACGCCCCGGACACCCTCAGAAGTCTTCGCCGCAACGCCCGCAGCGACTTCGAATTCGTCCTGGTCGACGACTTTTCGAAGGACGAGACTCCGGACATTCTCGAACGCGCTGCCGAAGAACTCTCCGAGGTCGCCCAGGTGCGTTTCGTCCGTCACGAGAAGAACGGAGGTCTCGCCACCGCGCGCAACACCGGCCTGGACGTCGCGCGCGGCGAGTACCTGACGTTCCTGGACGGCGACGACTGGCTGGCCCCCGGCCACCTCTCCGAACTGGTGTCGGCGATCGAGGGGTTGGGCTGTGACTTCGTCCGCACCGACCATGTGCAGGCCACCGCCCGCGCCCGGACCGTGCACCGGGCCCCGGTCGGACGGCGGGGCGAGGTGATGGACCCCCGCCGGGCGATCCTGCCCGCCGACCGGACGACCTCGGTGGACTACGCCTACGCCTGGGCGGGTGCCTATCACCGCCGGCTCCTCGACAAGGGCGTCCTGCACTTCACCGACGGACTGCGCACGGCCGAGGACCGGCCGTGGATCTGGAAGCTGCACCGTGAGGCGGAGTCGTTCGCCGTGGTGAGCCTGCTCGGCGTGTTCTACCGGCGCGGGGTCGCCTCCTCGCTCACCCAGATCGGCGACGTCCGCCAGCTCGACTTCATCCGCGCCTTCGACCAGGTCGTGGAGGAGACCGCGGCCGACCCGGACGCGGAGCGGCTGCTGCCCAAGGCGGTGCGGACGTACTGCGCGATCATCGCCCACCACCTCTCGGACGAGAACAAGTTCGAACCGGCCGTCGCCAAGCAGCTGCGGACCATGAGCGCGGCGGCCATACAGCGCATGCCGCAGGGCGCCCTCGGTGACGTGCTCGACACCATGGACCTGCACCGCTCCGCCAAGCTGCGGCGGCTGCGACGCCGGATCACCACCGCGAAGGCGGCCGCCTGA
- a CDS encoding polysialyltransferase family glycosyltransferase has protein sequence MPRTTQIFCASTLYGAATLAAAIESGLFTEPDRRVLLVFNNSMTPETTPAVDEMPGFGPLRDHFDDVLSWNEAIRPFHPGAWVPRPDDIPLFERYLRLLWGLGEDRVELVLESIQVTPALTVAQLFTGAPVDVYADGLMSYGPTRNKLDPLVGTRVRRLLHLDLVPGLTPMLLTEFDVHAHLVPAPAFLKVMSELSAAVPGLPALPDNAALLLGQYLSALNILSAAEEEDLHVRMMRGAVERGHRAIVFKPHPTAPARFSRVLEAEAAKLGVDLTVLDTPVLAEVLFERARPGLVVGCFSTALFTASAFYDLPVARVGTETLLDRLTPYQNSNRVPLVLADAVLPDLADRGDERPVPAGTLNGLVTAIGFVMQPQMHSARRPDAERYLSQHLGPRTQRYVRRKRLTSLGLPGGIPERLAFLPRSTTARRMVRRARALRKAVRG, from the coding sequence ATGCCCCGTACCACCCAGATCTTCTGCGCCTCGACGCTGTACGGCGCCGCCACCCTGGCCGCCGCGATCGAGTCCGGCCTCTTCACCGAGCCGGACCGCCGCGTACTGCTGGTCTTCAACAACTCCATGACCCCGGAGACCACCCCGGCCGTCGACGAGATGCCGGGCTTCGGGCCGCTGCGCGACCACTTCGACGACGTGCTGTCCTGGAACGAGGCCATCCGCCCCTTCCATCCCGGCGCCTGGGTTCCGCGCCCCGACGACATCCCTCTCTTCGAGCGCTATCTGCGGCTGCTGTGGGGCCTGGGCGAGGACCGGGTGGAGCTGGTCCTGGAGTCCATCCAGGTCACCCCGGCCCTGACGGTGGCCCAGTTGTTCACCGGCGCCCCCGTCGACGTCTACGCCGACGGCCTGATGAGCTACGGCCCCACCCGCAACAAGCTCGACCCGCTGGTCGGCACCCGGGTGCGCAGGCTGCTGCACCTCGACCTGGTACCGGGGCTCACGCCGATGCTGCTGACGGAGTTCGACGTGCACGCGCACCTCGTGCCGGCGCCGGCGTTCCTGAAGGTGATGAGCGAGCTCAGCGCGGCCGTGCCCGGGCTGCCGGCCCTGCCCGACAACGCGGCCCTGCTGCTCGGCCAGTACCTGTCCGCGCTGAACATCCTCTCCGCCGCGGAGGAGGAGGACCTGCACGTGCGGATGATGCGGGGCGCGGTCGAGCGGGGGCACCGGGCGATCGTCTTCAAGCCGCACCCCACCGCACCGGCCCGCTTCAGCCGCGTCCTGGAGGCGGAGGCCGCGAAGCTCGGGGTGGACCTCACCGTCCTGGACACGCCGGTGCTCGCCGAGGTGCTGTTCGAGCGGGCCCGGCCGGGACTGGTGGTCGGCTGCTTCTCGACCGCGCTGTTCACGGCGTCCGCGTTCTACGACCTGCCGGTGGCCCGGGTCGGGACCGAGACGCTGCTCGACCGGCTGACGCCGTACCAGAACAGCAACCGGGTCCCCCTGGTCCTGGCCGACGCGGTGCTGCCGGACCTGGCGGACCGGGGGGACGAACGACCGGTCCCGGCCGGCACGTTGAACGGTCTGGTCACCGCGATCGGGTTCGTGATGCAGCCGCAGATGCACTCCGCCCGGCGACCGGACGCCGAACGCTATCTCTCCCAGCACCTCGGCCCGCGCACCCAGCGCTACGTCAGGCGCAAGCGGCTCACCTCGCTCGGGCTGCCCGGCGGCATCCCGGAGCGGCTGGCGTTCCTGCCCCGCAGCACCACCGCCCGCCGGATGGTGCGCCGGGCCAGGGCGCTGAGGAAGGCCGTCCGAGGCTGA
- a CDS encoding cytidylyltransferase domain-containing protein: MSNPQAGQGASVRRVLAVIPARGGSKGVPAKNLAPVGGVPLVARAVRECRATRLVTDVVVSTDDQAIAAAARAAGAEVVLRPAAIAGDTATSEAAVLHAMEAHEALHGAAVDAVLLVQCTSPFIVREDVEGVAAAVVEHGADTAVTVAPFHGFIWRDAEDDLAGPGARDGGHGVNHDKSFRPRRQDRPQDLLETGAAYAMDATGFREHKHRFFGRTELVRTDPARVLEIDDPHELARARALAPLFDANRPGSLPTAADIDAVVLDFDGTQTDDRVLIDADGKEFVSVHRGDGLGIAALRDSGLDMLILSTEQNPVVAARARKLRIPVLHGIDRKDLALKQWCGEQGIAPERVLYVGNDVNDLPCFALVGWPVAVASAHDVVRGAARAVTTVPGGDGAIREIASWILGPSLDSLDT; encoded by the coding sequence ATGTCCAACCCGCAGGCGGGCCAGGGCGCTTCGGTGCGCCGGGTGCTCGCGGTGATTCCCGCGCGCGGCGGCTCCAAGGGCGTGCCCGCGAAGAACCTCGCCCCGGTCGGGGGCGTACCGCTGGTGGCCCGCGCCGTGCGCGAGTGCCGCGCGACCCGGCTGGTGACGGACGTCGTCGTGTCCACCGACGACCAGGCCATCGCGGCCGCCGCGCGGGCCGCGGGCGCCGAGGTGGTGCTGCGTCCGGCCGCCATCGCCGGGGACACGGCGACCTCCGAGGCCGCGGTGCTGCACGCGATGGAGGCGCACGAGGCCCTGCACGGGGCGGCCGTCGACGCGGTGCTCCTGGTGCAGTGCACCAGCCCCTTCATCGTCCGCGAGGACGTCGAGGGAGTCGCGGCCGCGGTCGTCGAGCACGGCGCCGACACGGCCGTGACCGTGGCGCCCTTCCACGGCTTCATCTGGCGGGACGCCGAGGACGACCTCGCCGGCCCCGGCGCGCGGGACGGCGGACACGGAGTCAACCACGACAAGTCCTTCCGCCCGCGCCGCCAGGACCGCCCCCAGGACCTCCTGGAGACCGGCGCCGCCTACGCGATGGACGCGACCGGCTTCCGCGAGCACAAGCACCGCTTCTTCGGCCGCACCGAACTGGTGCGGACCGACCCGGCGCGCGTGCTGGAGATCGACGACCCGCACGAACTGGCGCGGGCGCGGGCGCTGGCCCCCCTGTTCGACGCGAACCGTCCCGGTTCGCTGCCGACCGCCGCGGACATCGACGCGGTCGTACTGGACTTCGACGGCACCCAGACCGACGACCGGGTGCTGATCGACGCCGACGGAAAGGAGTTCGTCTCCGTGCACCGCGGAGACGGCCTCGGCATCGCGGCCCTGCGCGACAGCGGCCTGGACATGCTGATCCTCTCCACGGAGCAGAACCCGGTCGTCGCCGCCCGGGCCCGGAAGCTCAGAATCCCGGTCCTGCACGGCATCGACCGGAAGGACCTCGCACTCAAGCAGTGGTGCGGGGAGCAGGGCATCGCGCCCGAGCGCGTGCTCTACGTCGGCAACGACGTCAACGACCTCCCGTGCTTCGCCCTCGTCGGCTGGCCCGTGGCGGTCGCGAGCGCCCACGACGTCGTGCGCGGCGCCGCACGCGCGGTCACCACCGTGCCCGGTGGCGACGGCGCGATCCGAGAGATCGCCAGCTGGATCCTCGGCCCCTCTCTCGACTCCCTCGACACGTAA
- a CDS encoding glycosyltransferase, with protein MTTTSLTPATAPLAPATDAHALTGRRRIAFASFVDENYLPGFLVLLKSLALSNPSVCEDFVVLYDDLRPGSIAKIRDLHPRIVLRRVDADRYDSYKKGDQDNYLVRKAYFILDVFRLREYDTVITLDTDMVVLGGLGELLALREGLAAVPQFFYGQHKLNSGLLVIQREYLSDEFCARIDACGRSGDYELDKHDQGILNSVLAGDFVRLDPRYNFVKRRLSGDLPVPEDTAILHFTGRHKPWQGGEAGYSQAEDRWREFELSDADFHAAYLASSGGLHHDLLVHYGTPHVRRTGDVEVARKVAAAHIASGDYQDAVDVLGSVRIPLDEAWPHEVFGHALMSVSRYEEAKTQLLLATAAPNRAATAYARLAQMAWVRGDNTEALRHATAGLSVDPTHRSSRLWAQRAAAVPAQEQGSAEDQLAHVAFYMDRQGNAGDKLLPESVRLAFGPDTTSRRWHPVHAHRLFDEAALRRVNSRRGLVIGGGGLFIPDTMPNGNSAWQWNVPDELLNRIDVPVAVYAVGFNAFDGQSYRAGRFRSSLRQLVERSSFFGLRNHGSIEKVRAMLPAHLHDKVRFQPCPTTVTRQLVAGWQDPARRDDTILVNAAYDRAGLRFGHDYGYFLAQMAQAVRDLGELAEVRCAAHSLDDEKIAFDLRREHGISLPVIPMYDFDNDQIRDLYARTKLVIGMRGHAGMIPFGCGTPIISLISHPKMTYFLRDIDRPEWGVSVHDRHLAARLVERAKDLLADHDRTVADVHGRQQELWKTTEANAADLRVVLGG; from the coding sequence ATGACCACGACCTCCCTGACCCCGGCCACCGCACCCCTGGCCCCGGCGACCGACGCGCACGCCCTCACCGGCAGACGGCGCATCGCCTTCGCGAGCTTCGTCGACGAGAACTACCTGCCCGGCTTCCTCGTCCTGCTCAAGAGCCTCGCCCTGTCCAACCCGAGCGTGTGCGAGGACTTCGTCGTCCTCTACGACGACCTGCGCCCCGGCTCGATCGCGAAGATCCGCGACCTGCACCCGCGCATCGTGCTGCGCCGCGTCGACGCCGACCGCTACGACTCGTACAAGAAGGGCGACCAGGACAACTACCTGGTCCGCAAGGCGTACTTCATCCTCGACGTCTTCCGCCTGCGCGAGTACGACACCGTCATCACCCTCGACACCGACATGGTCGTCCTCGGCGGCCTGGGCGAACTGCTCGCACTGCGCGAGGGCCTCGCGGCCGTACCGCAGTTCTTCTACGGGCAGCACAAGCTCAACTCGGGCCTGCTGGTCATCCAGCGCGAGTACCTGAGCGACGAGTTCTGCGCCCGGATCGACGCCTGCGGACGCAGCGGCGACTACGAACTCGACAAGCACGACCAGGGCATCCTCAACAGCGTGCTCGCCGGCGATTTCGTGCGCCTCGACCCGCGCTACAACTTCGTCAAGCGGCGGCTGTCCGGCGACCTGCCCGTCCCCGAGGACACCGCGATCCTGCACTTCACCGGGCGCCACAAGCCCTGGCAGGGCGGCGAGGCCGGCTACAGCCAGGCCGAGGACCGCTGGCGCGAGTTCGAGCTGTCCGACGCCGACTTCCACGCCGCCTACCTGGCCTCCTCCGGCGGCCTCCACCACGACCTGCTGGTCCACTACGGCACCCCGCACGTCAGGCGCACCGGTGACGTCGAGGTCGCCCGCAAGGTGGCCGCCGCGCACATCGCCTCCGGCGACTACCAGGACGCCGTCGACGTCCTCGGCAGCGTCCGCATCCCGCTCGACGAGGCCTGGCCGCACGAGGTGTTCGGCCACGCCCTGATGAGCGTCTCCCGCTACGAGGAGGCGAAGACCCAGCTCCTGCTGGCCACGGCCGCACCCAACCGGGCCGCCACCGCCTACGCCCGCCTCGCCCAGATGGCCTGGGTGCGGGGCGACAACACCGAGGCACTGCGGCACGCCACGGCGGGCCTGTCCGTCGACCCGACCCACCGCTCCAGCCGCCTGTGGGCCCAGCGCGCCGCCGCCGTCCCCGCCCAGGAGCAGGGCAGCGCCGAGGACCAGCTGGCCCACGTCGCCTTCTACATGGACCGCCAGGGCAACGCCGGCGACAAGCTGCTCCCGGAGAGCGTCCGCCTGGCCTTCGGGCCGGACACCACCTCCCGCCGCTGGCACCCGGTGCACGCCCACCGCCTGTTCGACGAGGCCGCCCTGCGGCGGGTCAACTCCCGGCGCGGTCTGGTCATCGGAGGCGGCGGCCTGTTCATCCCGGACACCATGCCCAACGGCAACAGCGCCTGGCAGTGGAACGTCCCCGACGAGCTGCTCAACCGCATCGACGTGCCCGTCGCGGTGTACGCCGTCGGCTTCAACGCCTTCGACGGCCAGTCCTACCGGGCCGGCCGCTTCCGCTCCTCGCTGCGTCAACTGGTCGAGCGTTCCTCCTTCTTCGGGCTGCGCAACCACGGCTCGATCGAGAAGGTGCGCGCCATGCTCCCGGCCCACCTGCACGACAAGGTGCGCTTCCAGCCCTGCCCGACCACGGTCACCCGGCAGCTCGTCGCGGGCTGGCAGGACCCGGCCCGGCGGGACGACACCATCCTGGTCAACGCGGCCTACGACCGCGCGGGACTGCGCTTCGGCCACGACTACGGCTACTTCCTGGCCCAGATGGCGCAGGCCGTGCGCGACCTGGGCGAGCTCGCCGAGGTGCGGTGCGCGGCGCACTCGCTCGACGACGAGAAGATCGCCTTCGACCTGCGCCGCGAGCACGGCATCTCGCTGCCCGTCATCCCGATGTACGACTTCGACAACGACCAGATCCGCGATCTGTACGCCCGCACCAAGCTGGTGATCGGCATGCGCGGCCACGCCGGAATGATCCCCTTCGGCTGCGGCACGCCCATCATCAGCCTGATCTCGCACCCGAAGATGACCTACTTCCTGCGGGACATCGACCGGCCCGAATGGGGCGTGTCCGTGCACGACCGGCACCTCGCCGCCCGGCTCGTCGAACGCGCGAAGGACCTGCTCGCCGACCACGACCGGACCGTCGCCGACGTGCACGGCCGGCAGCAGGAGCTGTGGAAGACCACCGAGGCGAACGCGGCCGACCTGCGGGTCGTCCTGGGCGGCTGA